One region of Tachysurus fulvidraco isolate hzauxx_2018 chromosome 9, HZAU_PFXX_2.0, whole genome shotgun sequence genomic DNA includes:
- the LOC125145524 gene encoding leukotriene B4 receptor 1-like gives MQQLNSSNSSLTAPVSTVNLISSSVLAVCFILGVPGNIAVMLRLSGWLKRGSFTPRLMLSLAISDLLTLISLPVWIWAVLHEWVFSLVLCNLLSYMIYLSFYCSVLCVILMSMQRYIQVLHPEKWKKLGRKGKKILLIGMWMLSAVLSCYALILSNISLDRGGRLQCTLRYRNNAERVLTLTWEIIIFVASFTIVSYFYFQLHRGVNNSAFFSSNSLTKLVTRIVVFFFILWIPNQISDVVIIFAALTGNDSLLRSVVSVENVTTVLVFINSCVNPFLYAFSAQALQQGTAGTNDH, from the coding sequence ATGCAGCAGCTCAACTCATCCAACAGCTCTCTCACCGCTCCTGTCTCTACTGTGAACCTGATTTCCAGTAGTGTGCTGGCAGTTTGCTTCATACTAGGAGTCCCTGGTAATATTGCTGTAATGCTGCGTCTTTCTGGATGGCTGAAGAGAGGCAGTTTCACCCCGAGACTGATGCTAAGCCTGGCCATATCAGATCTACTCACTCTGATTTCTCTCCCGGTTTGGATTTGGGCTGTTCTGCATGAATGGGTGTTTAGCTTGGTCTTGTGTAATCTTCTCTCTTACATGATCTACTTAAGCTTCTACTGCAGCgtactgtgtgtgattttgatgAGCATGCAGCGATACATCCAAGTGCTGCATCCTGAGAAATGGAAGAAGCTtggcagaaaaggaaagaagatccTTTTGATTGGGATGTGGATGTTAAGTGCAGTTTTATCATGCTATGCTCTCATACTAAGCAATATAAGCTTGGACAGAGGAGGAAGACTTCAGTGCACGCTAAGATATCGGAATAATGCTGAAAGAGTGCTTACATTAACCTGGGAGATTATAATATTTGTGGCTTCATTCACCATCGTATCTTATTTCTACTTTCAACTTCACAGAGGAGTTAATAACTCAGCTTTCTTTAGCAGTAACTCATTGACCAAGCTGGTGACCAGAATTGTggtgtttttcttcattttgtggATCCCGAATCAAATCTCTGACGTTGTGATCATCTTTGCTGCACTGACTGGGAATGACAGTCTGTTAAGATCTGTAGTATCTGTAGAGAATGTTACTACAGTTCTGGTTTTTATTAACAGTTGTGTGAACCCTTTCCTGTACGCTTTCTCTGCTCAGGCTCTTCAACAGGGAACAGCTGGAACAAATGATCATTAG